TTTGTACGCAACTTGGCAAACATCGCTGCTGAGCTTGCCGTTTATATCGCAAATTTTAATGGGCTTAGCCGGGCATGTTGTCGCGAATGACAGACATGCACTGATTCAAACATGCACGGACTAAAAAAACGTTAAGCCATCCTGACCTTCATTTTCCATTTTTTTTGTACGCCAAAACCATGTCATCCACAGACCTAAGGGGGGGCGGTAATCTTTGATAGTACCGGGGAAAGTCATAAGTTCAGATCTCAGGCTCGTGGTAAACCGCTTCAATGTTGTGACCATCAGGGCCAATCACAAAAGCCGCATAGTACCGCCCCTGATATTGTGAGCGCAGACCGGGAGGGCCATTGTCTTTGCCACCGGCCTCAATTGCAGCACGGTAGAAATCTTCCACCTGTTGCCTGCTTTCTGCCTTAAAGGCCAGGTGAAGATGGGCGGGTTTTTCATCGGTTTGATAAAGGCATAATGACACTTCGTCATTGGCACAAAGTTCGACTCCGTAGCTTGGTATCCCCTCGGCTATTACTTTTACGCCTAAGGGTTCCAATGCCTTAAGGAAGAAGGTTTTGCTCGCAGTGAAGTCACTGACTCCGAATTTGACGTGATCAAACATGGCTTATCCTGGGATGATTGCCTGTGCAAAAGCAATTAGTTTTAAATGCGCATTCAAAACTTAGCAGAAAATTTTCAATCAGGCAATTGTGATGATTTTTGATTATGCATTCACGCATTTGTTCAGTTTTTAATCCAGAAAATTGCTTATGTGTAATGCAATGCTTATTTATTTCAGTTGATGGCACTGTTTTCTCAATTTTTCTCACTTTAAGAAGTGATTTTAATTTGCGCAAAAACTGCTTTAAATAATAAGATGCCGAAAAGTAAATCCTTTTTGCTTGTATGCTGGCGTGGTTTTCATCAGGGATTGCTCTGTATAGGGGCTAATACATAATCGAAGTAACTCTTGCAATAAGGATGATAGGTATATGAAATTGAATTCCCGGACAATTTTATTGTTCTTGGCACTATGTAGTACTTTCTTTTCAGCGCATGTTTCTGCGATGAGCATGGTACGTTCATATGAAACCCTGATCCTGTTTGGAGGTGTTGAGCCAGATGATGCGGAGCGCTTTCGCAAGCATCTTGAAAAAGGGGTAGTCAGGCAAGTTGTTTTGAGTGAGAGCCCGATTGGTGATTTGAGAGCGGGTTATGCCATCGCTGAACTTATCGCTGCCAACAAAATCAATACGGCAGTTCAGGGAAATTGTTTTTCTTCTTGTGCGATCATTTTCATGGCTGGTGTGAAAAGACAAATGCTGGCAGGCAAAGCGCTCTCTCGCACACGCCTGGGCTTCCATGGCCCGCATAAAAAACAGACACATGAGGTCGCGGTGGCGGCGATTCCCCACTTGCGTGAATGGTTGCTGGCAGCAACGCAAGGTAAATTCCCCGAAGAGATATTGAATCGTGCGATGTATATAGATCGTGCTGGTGACATGATGCTGTTCTACTACCCTGGACAAAGCCGTTTTGGTGACATCCGTTTTTGCACTGAGGGTTCCATTCGTTGTGAAGGTGTAGAAGGCTACGACATTGTCAGTGTGGGCATCCTGACGACGGCTGAATTGCTGGATTCTGACAGTCTTGCCCCAGCGGCTTCCGGCAATAAGGCAAGTCAGTAAGTTGTAGTCTCATGGGAAAAATGCTTTTCTCTCTACTGTTGATCTGTTTGCAAATCTGCTTATAAATAAGGTGCACTGATGAACCATGATTTGAATGTCGAAGACGAAAAGCGCATCGATTTAAGCAAGAGCAAATTACGCCTGTTGTTTGTCGGCTCGATCCTGTTTGTCGCAATGGGTATCTGGATGGTGCAATTGGATGTTGCTGACATCGAAGCGCATAGCCGGTATAACAATCCTGTCATGATGCATGGCATAGGTGTAGTGGCTATCCTGTTTTTTGGGCTTTGTGCTGTGTTTGGTGCCAGAAAGTTGCTGGATAACAGGCCGGGTCTGATATTGAATTCAGCCGGTTTACTCGATAACAGCAGTGCCGTTGCCACGGGCTTTGTACCCTGGTCTGAAGTTGTTGGATTCAGTATTTTTGAAGTGCAACACCAGAAAACCCTGGTCGTCAGGGTGCGCGAGCCCGAGCGCTATGTCATGGCTGGTGGCATGTTCAAGCGCATGCTGAACCGCATGAATTACAAGCTCTGTGGTAGCGCGGTCGTCATTTCAGCCAATTCCCTGAAGCTGAGTTTTGTTGAGTTGCTGGAGATCAGTCATTCCTATTTTTACAAATATGGAAATTCGAGTGCCAAGTCTTTGGTGCCTACGCATGTTTGAGCTCAGTCTTGCATAATCTGCAGTGAGTGTCTACCGGGAAATTGGCCGCGCCACAGGCTGTACAGGGAATATTGTCAGACAGATTGGAGCGATCCTCCATTAATGCATAGATAATAAATGCCACTATATTCAATGGAATGAGTATCAGCCAGGCACCTGAGCGCTTCTTTGCTTTTAAATAGAACCAACAGGCTGCTATAAGCACGCCATACAATACAAGCGCAAGTATGCCGGAATATATATCGCTCTTGGCTGGCCCTAATACATGACTGCGGTAAATGACTGTACACATTCCAGTGAGATAAATTGTGACAGCAAGATTGCGTTTTTTTATGTAACTTGGAATCATGTTTGAACATGTTTTTGAATGTTTGGGTAAATTAATTTTACCGCACTACGGCAATAATCGGCCCCAAATCTACGGTCACGTCATTCCTGTTGAGTTCCACTGAATAAATGCCAGAGATACTGCCATCCAGATACAGGGCATCCTGGCAGTTCAGCGTGTCGTGAAAAAATATCGCCATCTCATAAAAATTGACAGGCTGTTCGCTGATCACAAATATTGCTTTACTGCCGATGACACCAACACCGTTACGCTTCAGGCGTGAATTTGAATCGGGTTTGAATGCGGGATGTATGGCGCCGTTTCTCAGCAGTAGCGGGCCAGACTGGGTCGCCAGTAAAACATCCTTGGCCAGTGCCGGATATTCTGAGGATTCAACCACCTGCGGGCCTGATTTGCTGAGCAGGAAAACGCCATTCGGTTTCAGGAAAAAATTTCCCCAGTTACTGCTCAAATTCAATCCAGATACCTGCTCTCCATTTTGTACAAACAAGCCCACAGGTGAATAGTCTGCATGGTACATGCCAGCATTCATCGCGAATAGCAGTTGCTTGTTGCGTGCTGCCAGTGAATTTTTTAGCTGCTCAAAGCGCCTGTATCCCTTGCCAGTTTCATCACGCAAGAATAACTGCAGCTCTTCATGTTCGGTATCTACAGTGATGACGGTGAAGCGTGGGTCAGCGGCCCGACACGTCAGGCTGAGTAGCAAGCACGCCAACAGCAATAAGATTTTTTTCATGCAGGATAAATCCGGGAGTTTTTTGCGACTTTGATTTTACACTGCCTCCTATGCCTCCTATGCCTCCTATGCCTCCTATGCCTCCTATGCCTCCTATGCCTCTCGCCCGGAAACAAGTTTCATGGAGATTTACTTGTATCGTTTTTCGATGGCAGCGCTGGTACCATCCTTGTCCATCTCCCTCAATATTTGGTTCCATTTATCAATTTTTGCTTGTGATATCGTGGTATTGCAAGCCAGGTACATTTCGGTCTGATTAAAGGTGAACAACTGGACTACCATCTTGGTCAGGCCTTGTTGCTTGAGTATTTCCCAACCCAGTAACTCTCCGCTGGCCCAGAAGTCAAAGCGCCCTGCCAGCATCTTGCGCGGGTTGTCGGCATCCGTGCTGGCCAGTTCGGTATTGAAACCCTTGAGTGAAAAATACTCTGCAATGGCATCATTGCGGTAAGAGCCTATGGTGTATATGCGCAAGTCTTCCAGGGTTTTGGGGTGACGGGTATCGTCGGCCCTGGCGAAGATGACCCAGTTGTTTTTGACCAGCGGGCCCACCCATTTGTAAAGTTGTTCACGGCCAGGTGTACGTGAGGTTGAGAAAACGCAGGTGTCAGGATTGTTCTGCGCCATTTGTATCGATCTTGCCCAGGGGTAAGCCGTGATACTGTATTTTTCACCGGCGCGTCGCATAAGCTCCTGCACCTTTTCGGTCGATAGCCCAGTCACTTCACCTGTTTTGGGGTTGGCGATATTAAAGGGAGGGTAGTCCTCGGTGACCAATATTTCTGAGCGGCAATGCAGGGGCAGGGAAATGCCGAGAATGAAGATGCAAAAACGCAGGATAGCCATGTTGCCCCCTACAATGTCTGCACATCAGCAGACCTGATATTGGCCCTTTGGATATATGTAGCACAAAGCTTGAGGTGACCTGGCCTGGTCACCTGCTTGTTTTATGTCAACAGAATACGCAGTACTACATTCTTACAGGATAGGATATCTGCGCAACTTTGCGATGTTTTTCTATCTGGCCACGTGATGCGAGGCGCGCTTGCCATTTCTGTAGGTGTACAAAGTCAGGGCCGGTTGCCGGATGTCGCCGTTGTCGTCAAAAGAGATCAGGCCTGTGACGCCGTTGTACCTGACACCTTTTATGTAAGCCAGGTATTTGGATGGCTCGACAGAGCCGGCCCTTACCATGGCGGCAGCCAGTGCGTAGAACGCGTCATATACATAAGGTGCATAAACTTGGACATCCATGCCAAAGCGATCCTTGTACACGCGCCTGAATTCTCTGAGCGTTGCCGTACGGCTAGCTTCAACGCCTCCAGCTTCTGCGCAGTACACTTGGTCATTGCGTATGGCGTCATTTGACAGCCTTGGCAGATCAGCAGTGCAAATGCCGTCGCCGCCAACAAATTTGACATTCACACCTTGTGCTGCCAATTGTTGAAGTAGAGGACCAGCCTGACTGTCCATGCCGCCAAAAAAGACCAGATCTGGGTTGCTGCTCTTGATGGCCGCGACCTCTGCGCTGAAGTTGGTTGCTTTATTGTGGACGGTCTGGACGTTGACGATAGTAGCGCCTCCTGCCTCGGCTGCGCGCTTGAATGCGTATGCAATACCTGCTCCGTACATGGTATTGTCGTCAATGACGGCAATCTTGCGTGCTACCAGGTCCTGGGTCGCCACTTTTGCTATCAGACTTGCCAAAGCCTCGTCGTTGGCAACCATGCGAAAGGTCGTATTGAATCCTTGTCTGGTGAATTGTGGATTGGTCGCCGATGGCGATATTTGTGGTATCCCTGCCTGAAAATACACCTCCGAAGCGGGAATGGAGGTGCCAGAGTTTAAATGACCTACCACGCCTTTGACCCGCATGCTGACCAGTCTTTGGGTTGCGCTTACTCCCATTCTGGGGTCTGCGCCATCATTTTCCGTGATTAACTCAAACTTCGTTACCTGACCACCGATGACGATGTTCATGGAATTTAAATCTTCAATCGCCATTTTTGCGCCATTTTCATTATCGCGTCCAAGATGTGCGATGGCTCCGGTAAGTGGCCCCACATGTCCCAGGCGTACCAGACGGGTACCTGGAATGCTGGCAGCTTGCTGGTTGCCCCTGAATTCTTGTTGCCCACTTTCAGGTTGGGCGGTGGCGGGTGGTTTTCTGGACTGCGATTCGGATTCTTTACGTTTGTCGTCTACTGTTCCTACGACCAGATAAACGGCCTCTTCAGCCATTTCGGCAACTTCTTCCCTGGATTTGGCAGTTTTCACAGGTGCACGCAATATCTGGTCTCTGATTTGCCTGGTTCCTGCGATCATGGCAAGCAGGTATTGGACTTTGACCGCATAATTAACGTTTTGCCCAACCTCACCTTGCCTCTCCAGCATGTATATGTCACTGAGCTTAGACACAATAACGCCGACGACGTAGCCACGGCTGTCAAGCAATGGGCCACCAGAATTGCCTGGTTGTATGGGGGTGCTGATTTGGAAATTGCGGATATCGTCACCTTGACCGCTCTCTGCTGTCAGCGTGCCATTGGTAAATTTGGCTTCAGCACCCTGGATACCAACATTAGGAAAGCCCAGGGTCGAGACTTCTGAACCCCTGCGAATTTTCTGATTGGATTCCAGATAGAGTGGGGCGGTTGCCTTGTCTATGCTCAATGTGGCCAGATCATTGACAGGGTCTTTACCAACTATCTGTGCCGGAAAAGCTTTTTTTTGTTTTGATCAAGAACAAAAAGCTCTTTTGCGCCGTCGATCACATGAAAATTTGTCACGAGATGGCCGTTTTTGGTGATGGCGAATGCAGTACCAGTTGATACGGAGGCTCTGGCCTAGGAATCAGCGGCTACGAGCAGCATGCTGCAAAGAAAAATCAGGCTGGTCGTGTAAAGAGCGGATTTGATGAACGAACACACGTGGTCAATCTTCGTTTTGATCATATGCTTTAGAGGTGACTGGGTTGCGGAATCTTGCAAGCAAGAGTATTGCTTACTTTATCAATTGCTACAAGTACAAGCTGCGACACCCACATTTGCCTGTGACAGGAAAATGCCATGACTCTGGGCTCGTTCTGTTCCCGGCGAAGAAGCACGGCAGGCACTCGCCTGGTTTTGCTTCATTTCTCAGTCTCAACGGGACATCTGGCCCATACCTGTGCGGGGACTGCAGCGGGTTTCTCTTTGCTCAATATTGAGCAGGGTTTGCTGAAACTGACTTTTCCAGACGTCACCCTGGACATGGGTTCTGCATGGGATTTCACTGCTGGCTGACCTGGTATTGCCGAGTTCTGTCCGCGCCTTGTGCAGTGCTTCTTGCAATTGCCCTGCAATTTTGCTTGCTTCTTCCTGTTCACCCTTTGCACGCAGCGTTTCTATCAGCATCAGCATCAACTCTGATTGCTGAAAATCTATCGGCTGGGCACGCCGCATGAATAGATCTGTCAGCCAGTTGCCAGTACCAGGTACCGGTGATTGCGCGAGAGCCAGGGCTTCCAGCCTGGCCTGGTTATAGTCTTTCTGGTGCATGGCGATGGTCCATTTGATCTGGTGGATGTCGCGCACGACGATATCCACCCCTGTTTGCTGCTTTGGATGGTATGCCAGAGACTTGAGCATGTCCTGAGCAGCAGCAAATTTTTTGAGATTCAGCAATAGCCAGGCCCGATCACTCTTTAACATGCGGCAGAGAATATTTTCCGTGTCTTTGCTTGCGCAAGAAAAATTTTCATCTGCGGTGCGCAATTGATTTTCTGCATCTTCAGCCCTGCCTATTTTATAGTAGGCGCGCGCAAGCATCTGCCTTGCTTGCAGTAACTCCGTGTCATCTGCTTTTTTGTCTTTTGCAAGCAGGTTGACGACTTCTTCTTTCAAGCTCAGTTGTGCGGGATTTTCTGTATCGATATCGCGTGCCTGCAAAACTTCTGCCAGCAAACGTGCGTCACGTCTTTCACCTTGCTCACGCAGTCTTGCACGCAGGACGGCTTCTGCTTCCTGCAGATAGTTGGCGATGTCTGTATCGTTTTTCTTTGCGTTTTCAGTGTCATCCAGCTCTGACCATTCACGTATTGCGTTTGCCATTGCCAGCGCCGCATCTGCATGCAGATAGGTTGGCTGCAACGAGTTATTATTTTCAGCGTAATACATTTTGGCGATACGCAAAGCATCTTCAGGGTCAGCTTCCCTGGCCTCATCCAGTACAGACCTGAGTATGTCTGCTCTTTCACTACCTTGCGCGGCAGAGATTTTCTCAGCTCTTGCCTGTCTTTGCTTCATCCTTTCTTCTTGCCAGGAACGTTCATCATCCCTGTTTGCATGGTCGCTGATTGCCACGGGCTTGCTGGCATCGTCTGAGGCCAGCAATGCAGACATGCCCTGATACGTCATGCTCGTCATGACGGATGGTGCAGTGTAGAACATGGCAAACAAGGCGGCCAGCGGCAAAATAATGCAGGCCAGATACAAAGCCATACCTGCACTACTTTCTTTCCAGCCGGGCAGGCCACCAAGGTAGCGCGACAATATGGTTTGACCCACGGTCAGTTTACTGGCGTAACTCCATTTGCTGAATTTTTCTTGACTCAGAAAATCAAATAAATCAGCCGCCGCCTGAGAAAAGTTTTTTTCCTTTCCTGGTGCACTGACATTTTGCCTGGATAAAAGTGCAGCCGCGCTGGCGAATTTGTATTGAAACTGTGCGCCGATAAGCGCAAACATGCCTATGCCAGCCAATACTTTATCGCCGGTGTATAGGCCATATCCCAGCAGGGCAAGGCCACTGCACAAAGCAAATAAAAAACGCAACCAGGGCAATCGGGCCATGAGCAAAAGCTCTATCACCCGACCACCATCGAGTGGCAATAAAGGCAGGAGATTAAATCCATTCACCATGAAAGATGCCATCGTCGCCATCGACAGAAGTGGTCCCCATGCCGTATTGAGTATGCCTGGTTCCCTGAATATCAAGGCCATGCCGGCCAGAGATAATAGCAGGCCAGGCAGAGGGCCTGCCAGATAGACCAGCAAATGTGTCAGAGGACGGGCTTCATGTTTTTCTCCACTGGTGATGCCTCCCATACCTGGTACAAAAAATACCTGTACATCGCGAAATCCTGCCATTTTCATTGCCAGCCAGTGCCCGCTTTCATGCAAGGCAATGACAGCGCCAATGACAATGGCACCCGCAATGCCCCACCACCAGGTACCCAATGCGAGAAATAACAAAGCTGACAATGCAAAGCTTGAATATTGATACCAGCGTGGTGCCCGCATTGAGCGCAAGGTGCATAGCGAGCG
This is a stretch of genomic DNA from Undibacterium sp. KW1. It encodes these proteins:
- a CDS encoding VOC family protein, yielding MFDHVKFGVSDFTASKTFFLKALEPLGVKVIAEGIPSYGVELCANDEVSLCLYQTDEKPAHLHLAFKAESRQQVEDFYRAAIEAGGKDNGPPGLRSQYQGRYYAAFVIGPDGHNIEAVYHEPEI
- a CDS encoding STM3941 family protein; translation: MNHDLNVEDEKRIDLSKSKLRLLFVGSILFVAMGIWMVQLDVADIEAHSRYNNPVMMHGIGVVAILFFGLCAVFGARKLLDNRPGLILNSAGLLDNSSAVATGFVPWSEVVGFSIFEVQHQKTLVVRVREPERYVMAGGMFKRMLNRMNYKLCGSAVVISANSLKLSFVELLEISHSYFYKYGNSSAKSLVPTHV
- a CDS encoding phosphodiester glycosidase family protein; amino-acid sequence: MKKILLLLACLLLSLTCRAADPRFTVITVDTEHEELQLFLRDETGKGYRRFEQLKNSLAARNKQLLFAMNAGMYHADYSPVGLFVQNGEQVSGLNLSSNWGNFFLKPNGVFLLSKSGPQVVESSEYPALAKDVLLATQSGPLLLRNGAIHPAFKPDSNSRLKRNGVGVIGSKAIFVISEQPVNFYEMAIFFHDTLNCQDALYLDGSISGIYSVELNRNDVTVDLGPIIAVVR
- a CDS encoding ABC transporter substrate-binding protein, translated to MAILRFCIFILGISLPLHCRSEILVTEDYPPFNIANPKTGEVTGLSTEKVQELMRRAGEKYSITAYPWARSIQMAQNNPDTCVFSTSRTPGREQLYKWVGPLVKNNWVIFARADDTRHPKTLEDLRIYTIGSYRNDAIAEYFSLKGFNTELASTDADNPRKMLAGRFDFWASGELLGWEILKQQGLTKMVVQLFTFNQTEMYLACNTTISQAKIDKWNQILREMDKDGTSAAIEKRYK
- a CDS encoding branched-chain amino acid ABC transporter substrate-binding protein — encoded protein: MLERQGEVGQNVNYAVKVQYLLAMIAGTRQIRDQILRAPVKTAKSREEVAEMAEEAVYLVVGTVDDKRKESESQSRKPPATAQPESGQQEFRGNQQAASIPGTRLVRLGHVGPLTGAIAHLGRDNENGAKMAIEDLNSMNIVIGGQVTKFELITENDGADPRMGVSATQRLVSMRVKGVVGHLNSGTSIPASEVYFQAGIPQISPSATNPQFTRQGFNTTFRMVANDEALASLIAKVATQDLVARKIAVIDDNTMYGAGIAYAFKRAAEAGGATIVNVQTVHNKATNFSAEVAAIKSSNPDLVFFGGMDSQAGPLLQQLAAQGVNVKFVGGDGICTADLPRLSNDAIRNDQVYCAEAGGVEASRTATLREFRRVYKDRFGMDVQVYAPYVYDAFYALAAAMVRAGSVEPSKYLAYIKGVRYNGVTGLISFDDNGDIRQPALTLYTYRNGKRASHHVAR